TGATTCGCCGCCCAGGTGGCGGACTGCTCCCGTGCCCAGTTCTGCAGCAGGCCAGGAAACAGATAGTGCGGCATGATCACGATCTTGCGTCCACCGTGGGCGTAGGCCCGGTCGAGGGCGGTGGTCAGGTCGGGCTCGGCGATCTGGATGAAGCCGGTGACCACGTCGCCGTAGCCGCCCTCCTCGCGCAGCAGCCGGCCCAGCCGGACATGATCGGCGTTGGCCTCGGGGACGCTGCAACCGCGTCCCAGGAAGACCACACTGGTCTGGCCGGGTGTCCACTCGCCGAGGGCGGCAGCGATCCGTTCGCGGGCGGCGGCGCGTAGCAGCGGGTCCGAACCCAGGTGCCCGGCATAGCTGACCGATCCGCTGCCGGCAAGCACTCGTCCGCCTTCGATGCCCTCGGGAATATCCTCGCGGACGTGCCCGCCGGTGCCGATCATCAGCGGCACCACCACGACATGATCGTCGGACGACTCGGCCAGGGCGGCGGCGACCGCGTCCTCGATCGTCGGGGTGTCGAGCTCGACGTAGGCGTCGTAGACCGTCACGCCGGGCAGCAGCGTCTTCACCCGGTCGATCAGTGCACGGCAGGCCTGCTGCCCCTCGGGAAGCCGGGTGCCGTGGGCGGCAATGACCAACGAACTCATCTCTGCTCCATCCAGGTGTAGTCGCGGGGGGTCACCATCACTTCGTCCCCGGCGCCGGTAGGCATCATGCGGGTCGAGGACGACCCGACGATCACGATCGAATGCATGTCGACCCACTGCGGGTCGAAGTCTGCCAGCGGCGCCACGCGGTAGCTCTGCTCGGGACGACTGGCGTCGCGCACCACGGCGACCGGTGTGCCGGCCGGCCGGTGCGCGCCGAGGATCTCCAACGCCCGCGGCAGATGAGCCGTCCGCGAGCGACTGCGCGGGTTGTACATGGCCACCACGAAATCGCCCTCGGCGGCAGCCTGCAGACGCTTCTCGATGACATCCCAATCGGTGTGCAGATCCGACAGCGAAATGGTCACGTGGTCGTGGCCCAGCGGGGCGCCGAGGATCGCCGAGGCGGCCAGTTCCGCGGTCACGCCCGGGACGATCTCGACGTCGATGCCCTCGGTGCCCTGTTCGAGGGTGGGCGAGGCCATCGCGTAGATCGCCGGATCTCCCCCGCACACGATCGCCACATTTCGTCCCTCGCGGGCCTTCTCGATGCCGAGCGCGGTGCGCATGTCCTCGGTGCCCATGCCCGATGAGACGATCTCGGTGCCGGGCCGCAGCACCGAGCGGATCTGCGCCACGTAGGGCCGATAGCCGATGACGATGGCGGACTCGCTGAGCACCCGGCGGGCCCGCGGGGTCAACAGGTCGTCGGCGCCGGGGCCGAGGCCGACGATGGCGAGCCGCCCGCGCGGCTCGAGACGGCCGATGGCGATGGTCGCCTCCGGGCTCTTGGTCTTCTCGACGATCAGCGTGGCGCCGTGGGCCAGCACGGAGGCCTCCGACACGCTCGGCGTGCCGACCGCGCTCGCGGCATGACCGCTGGGATTGGGCACCTGGAGGCCGGCGAGCAACGGGGCGGAATAGGTGACGAAATCCACCCCTAGCTCGGCGGCCAGAGCGATCAGGCCCTGCTCGTCGGCCTTGGCGTCCACGCTGGTCAGCGCACAGATGGACGACTGGGACAAGCCGCGCTCGGCAAACGTCGCGGCCAGCAGTGTGCGCAGGTCCTCGACGGAGGTGCCGCGGTTGCAGCCCATTCCGACGACCAGCGATTTGGGATGCAGCACCACGGTGGGCAGATCGGTGGGCACCAACACCGCATCGCTCACCAGGATGCGCGCCTGGGGATCGGGCGGTGGGGGCAGCACCTTGACATGCGTCCCGCGCCGTTCGACCCGCTCGACCCCGGGCTCGGTGACGTTGCTGGGCAGCGCGGGCAGCGGCCACGGGTGCTCGCGGACGAGCGCGACCGGGCGTCCGTCGATCACCGCACGGGTCACCCCGGCGAGGTCACCGGTGGTCTCCCAGCCCAGCGTGTCCAGACCGGGCAGCCCCAGCGCGTCGGTCGCGGTGGTGAGCACCGCGGTGGCACCCAGACCCTCCGCGATCCGCCGGGCCAGTTCGTTCGCGCCGCCGACATGTCCCCCGACCAGGGGGACGACGAATCGTCCGGCCTCGTCGATCACGACCACGCCGGGATCGGTCTTCTTGTCGGCGAGTAGGCCGGCGATCAGGCGGGTGGTGGCGCCGAGCGCCAGGTGGCTGATGATCAGATCGCATTCGTCCCAGGCTTGCCGGAGGCCTTCGGCCGACGATGTTGTGTAGCGGTGGGTCGTGCCGAGGAATGCGTCGATGGCCTCCGCGCGGGCCTGGCTTGTGGCGGTGGTGGCCACTTGGCCGATGATGGGCTGGCTCACGCTTCGGCTCCTGCCGGCCGGGCTCCCCCGGCGATCGCTGTCTGTTCCCCGATGGCGGCGGCATCGTCGGGGTGGTGGGCGAGGACGAGCACCACATTCGGCTGCGCGATGTCGGTCACCACGCGGGCCTGTTCCTCACTGAGGACGCGGACCTGTTCGTCGTGCTCACCGAGCCGTTCGGCCAGCACATAGCTGCGTCCCAGGCCGGCGGTGGCGGCCACGATCTGCGGCAGACCCGTGCGTCCATCGGTCAACAGGCCCACCTTCGGATGGGTGCGCAGCGCCTCGAGTGCCGGCGCCGGATCGTTGCCGTGCAACGAGACGAGCAGGGCGTCGTCCCAGGGCAGCGCGACCGCGGCGAAGGCGAGTTGGAGCGAGGTGACCGTCGGGACGACGCGCACCTTCAGCCCCGCCGCGCGAATGCGCCGCACGACCCCGTAGAACAGCGGGTCTCCCGAGGCGATGACCACCGCCCGATCCTCGGCAGGCAGCTCCTGGAGGGCGTCGATGGCAGGCCCGATGCGGCCCAGGACGATGCGGCGATCGTCCGGCACACCGAGCGCATCGAGGTGCCGCTGCCCGCCCACCACCAGGGAGGCACCGGCGACGGCTTCGCGTAGTCCGGCGCTGGGGGCGCCGATGTAACCGTAGACGGTGATCATGCCTGGGCGCCCTTCTCGGCAAGTTCGCGCGCGGCGACCGGGTCGGCATCGCGGTACTCGTGCCGGAAACCGGGATGGTAGAGATGGCTGCGCTTGGCCAGCGGGGTTTCGGCCAGCGCGGGACCGACCAGGATCACGGTGTGCTTCCAGAACTTGTGCTCTTTCATGGTGGCGGCCAACTGATCGAGCCGGCAGCGCACCATCACCTCGTCGGGCCAGGTCACCTGGTGGCCGATGATGACCGGGGTGTCCGGCGGATAGCCGCCGGCCAGCAGCTCCCGCTGCAGGGTGTGGCTGCGCGCCGCGGACAGGTAGAGCGCCATCGTGGTGCCGTGGGCGGCGAATTCGCGGACACTCTCGCGCGGCGGCATCGGCGTGCGGCCGCCCTCCAGCCGGGTGAGGATCAACGACTGCGAGACCTCCGGCAAGGTGATCTCGACATCGGAGCGGGCTGCGGCGGCGGAGAAGGCCGAGACACCCGGAATCGACTCGTAGGCGATGCCGAGCCTGCGGAGTAGTTCGCGCTGTTCGGCGGTGGCGCCGTAGATGGCCGGGTCGCCGGTGTGTACGCGAGCGACCAGCAGGCCCTCGTCGCGGGCCCGCTCGTAGAGGGGGGTGATGTCTTCGAGCGAGGCGGACGCCGAGTCGACCAACAGCGCGTCCGGCTTGTGGTCGGCCACGATCTCGGCGTTGACCAGGGACGACGCCCAGATGATGATGTCGGCGGCCGCGATCGTCCGGGCACCGCGCACGGTGATCAGGTCGGCTGCGCCCGGGCCGGCGCCGACGAAGACGACCTTGCCCTGGCCGGGTTCACCGCCGGCCGGTGGAATCACCGTGTACTGGGCGCGGCCTTCGGCCTGCGGCTCGGTGGCGTCTGATTCAGCCGCTGGTTGCTGGTTCACAGCCGTTCTCCTCGTCCGCCACGCTTGGCCGGCCACAGCACGCTGGTGAAGTAGGGGGCGCTGTCCAGTTCACTGACCGCGCTGATCTGCTCCGCGGGCAGCCCGACGTCGATTCCTGCTACGGCGTCGTCGCCGATCTCGGCCAGATGCGCCCGCAACTCGGGCAGATAGCGTCCGGCCTTGTACACCACGCAGGTGTCGGCCACCTCGGCGACCTTCAGCAGTGGCTCGATGCCCCTCTTGAGCGGGACGAGCGCCAGCACCTCGTCGCCTTCGACCAGCGGGGTGCGGCTGGCCGCGGCCAGCGCCTGCATGGCGGTGATGCCGGGGATGACCTCGACCCGCAGATCAGCAACCTTCTCGCGCACCGATGAGGCCAGATAGCTGAAGGTGGAGTAGACCGACGGGTCCCCGATGGTTGCGAAGCCGATGGTCGTGGCACCAGCATCGAACGAGGCCACGGCCTGATCTGCCGAGGCCTGCCACGAGGCGGCGCGCCGTTTCGTCACACCGGTGCGGTCGGCCATCGAGAACGGAATACGCACGATGCGCTCGGCCACGTCGGGGCAGGCGGCGAGCACGATCGTCTCGGCTCGTCCGGCGCCGGAGCCGCTCGCTTCGGTGGCGGGCACCAGGATGCGTTCACAGTGGCGCAGCGCGTTGACCGCTTTGACGGTGATGAGTTCGGGATCACCGGGGCCGACCCCGATGCCGAAGAGGATGTGGGGGCGCGTCGTGGGCTGGGCGGCTTCGCTCAATTCGACTCCTTGCGATCCCCTCAGCCGGGGGACCTGATCTGCAGGAACGCGAAGGCCAGTCGACCGGGCTTGCCGCGCGTAGCGCATGCTTCGGGCATGCAGCAGGGCGGACCACCGTTGCGGGACAGCGCCGGAATCTCACCGGCTTCGCTTGGCACTCGCTCCGGTCGTATCTGACCGGCGCGGTCAGCTTACCGCCCCGGGCTGAACGGCGACAATGCGCGGGTGGTGTCTGCCGACCCCGGACGCCGGCCGGCGGGCGATCCCCACCGCATCGCGGGTATCGCCCGCTTCTTCGCAGGTTCTAGGATCGGGGACGATGAATCCCTTGAACAGTGTTAACCCGACCGCCGATACGCCGGTCGATGTGGCTGCCGCAATCGAGCCGGTCGCGGCGTTCTGGGCCGCGCATGCGGCGCGGCGACCGATCGCCGTGCACAGCTCGGGGACCACCGGCCAATCCCGCACGATCGTGCGCAGCACCGCCTCCTGGGTGGATTCGTTCGGCCTCGCCGCGGCGCGGCTCGACTTGTCGTCCGCCGGCAGGTTCTACATCCCGGGACCGCTCAGCGCGACCATGAACCTGTTCGCCGCCTGCCTCGCCGACGCCGCCGGGGCGTCGTGGTCGCCGGATCCTGCCGGGGCTACGCATTGCACGCTGACTCCGTCCGGGCTTGGGCGGGCCCTGGGTTCTGGGCTCTTGTCTCCTGGGCTCGTGGTGCTGGTCGCCGGCGACGGGCTGCACGATAACCTGCGGGACGAGGCTCGTGCGCAGGGACTGCGGGTTGAGCACTACTACGGCGCGACCGAACTCTCGCTGGTGGCGTGGGGCAGCTGCCGTTCGGATCTGCGGCTGTTCGACCGGGTCGAGGCGCGAATCATCGACGGACGCATCTGGGTACGTTCGCCGTGGCTGTCCGACGGCCCGGCCCCCGGCACTCCGGTGGGATCGTGGCAGCGTTCGGCGGACGGCTTCGCCGGCATCGGCGATCACGGCCGGCTGGACGGCGACCGGCTGCACGTCCAGGGGCGCGATGGCGCCATCACGACCGGTGGCGCGACCGTCGAGCTTGCCCCGTTGACAGACCGGCTGCGGGCCGCTGCCGGCGGCGAGGTCTATCTAGTGGGGATCCCGCATCCGGTGGTGGGCCAGGTGCTGGGCTGCGCGGTCACCCGTCCCGACGATGTCGAGCGGCTGCGCGCCTGGTCACAGCGCAATCTCGGCCCGGCCGAGCGTCCGCGGGCTTGGGCAGTGGTCGAACAGCCACCCCTGACCGCCGCCGGCAAGATCGATACTTCAGCCCTGGCGGCTTTGATCCGCGGGCACCACGCGACTTCGAAGGAACAGCACTCATGAGCAGCAGTCCGGTCATCATCGATGCCGTGCGCACGCCGATCGGCACCGAGCACGGCAGCCTGAAGAATGTGACAGTCGATCAGCTGGTGACACCGCTGATCGCCGAACTCGCCGCCCGCTGTCCCGAGCCGGCCGCGATCAGCCAGGTCATCTTGGGAAACCTGCGCGGACCCGGCGGCAATCTGGCCCGCTACTGCGCGCTGGACGCCGGGCTGCCCCAGCAGGTGACCGGGCTGACCGTCGACCAGCAATGCGGGGCGGGGCTGGCCGCCGTCGAATGCGCCCGCGGTGCGCTGGCGCTCAATCCGGGGTTCATTCTGGCCGGCGGCGCGCAATCGGCATCGACGCAGCCGCGCACCTTCTGGCCGGCTGCCTCGGCCGATGCCCCGGGCGGCCTTGAGGAGTTCACCCGGGCGCCCTTCGTCCCGGAGCGCTTCGACGACCCGGGCATGGGGTTGGCCGCGGACCTGCTGGCCGAGGAATGCGGGATCGGCCGCGCGCGGCAGGATGCCTACGCGGCACGATCTCATCAGCGAGCGGTGCACTCGATCGATGCCGGGGTCTTCGACGACGAGATCGTGCCCATCGCCGGTGTCACCACGGACGAACGGCCGCGGCGAGGCTTCACCCAGCAGCGGCTGGCGCGTTTTCGTCCGGTCTTCCGGCCAGGCGGCACAGTGACCGCCGCGAACGCCTGTGGGGTCAACGACGGCGCGTCCCTGGTGCTGATGACCGACGCGCACACCCACGCCCGGCTCGGCATCGGCGGACTGCGCATCCTCGACCTGGTGACCGTCGGCGGCACTCCGGCGCGTCCGGGCATCGGCGTGGTGCCGGCCGTGCGAAGGCTCTACGAGCGCACGGGTCTTGGTCCCGACGACTTCGAGGTCGTGGAGTGCAACGAGGCGTTCGCAGGTCAGATCCTGGCCTGCCTGGACGAGATCGGCATCCCCGATGAGCGCAACTGCGTGCAGGGCGGCGCGCTGGCCCTCGGACATCCGTGGGCGGCCACCGGAGCCGTCCTGTTGACCCGGATCTT
The Brooklawnia propionicigenes DNA segment above includes these coding regions:
- a CDS encoding CbiX/SirB N-terminal domain-containing protein, translated to MSSLVIAAHGTRLPEGQQACRALIDRVKTLLPGVTVYDAYVELDTPTIEDAVAAALAESSDDHVVVVPLMIGTGGHVREDIPEGIEGGRVLAGSGSVSYAGHLGSDPLLRAAARERIAAALGEWTPGQTSVVFLGRGCSVPEANADHVRLGRLLREEGGYGDVVTGFIQIAEPDLTTALDRAYAHGGRKIVIMPHYLFPGLLQNWAREQSATWAANHPDAEVRLADVIGDCDELAQTVADRYRSAAQGWIGPASGPAPQVYLSGLVLTGRTVLIAGAGTVAARRVGKLLKAGADVRVVAPQASEKIRRLADEGQLSWTQRAVSEADLEGAWYALALTDSPEVNAQVAAWAEQRRVFCVRGDAAIGGTAWTPATGEVAGLWVGVVGDRNPHRTAHARTAAVKALGELAD
- the cobM gene encoding precorrin-4 C(11)-methyltransferase; the encoded protein is MIPPAGGEPGQGKVVFVGAGPGAADLITVRGARTIAAADIIIWASSLVNAEIVADHKPDALLVDSASASLEDITPLYERARDEGLLVARVHTGDPAIYGATAEQRELLRRLGIAYESIPGVSAFSAAAARSDVEITLPEVSQSLILTRLEGGRTPMPPRESVREFAAHGTTMALYLSAARSHTLQRELLAGGYPPDTPVIIGHQVTWPDEVMVRCRLDQLAATMKEHKFWKHTVILVGPALAETPLAKRSHLYHPGFRHEYRDADPVAARELAEKGAQA
- the cobI gene encoding precorrin-2 C(20)-methyltransferase; protein product: MSEAAQPTTRPHILFGIGVGPGDPELITVKAVNALRHCERILVPATEASGSGAGRAETIVLAACPDVAERIVRIPFSMADRTGVTKRRAASWQASADQAVASFDAGATTIGFATIGDPSVYSTFSYLASSVREKVADLRVEVIPGITAMQALAAASRTPLVEGDEVLALVPLKRGIEPLLKVAEVADTCVVYKAGRYLPELRAHLAEIGDDAVAGIDVGLPAEQISAVSELDSAPYFTSVLWPAKRGGRGERL
- a CDS encoding AMP-binding enzyme — protein: MNPLNSVNPTADTPVDVAAAIEPVAAFWAAHAARRPIAVHSSGTTGQSRTIVRSTASWVDSFGLAAARLDLSSAGRFYIPGPLSATMNLFAACLADAAGASWSPDPAGATHCTLTPSGLGRALGSGLLSPGLVVLVAGDGLHDNLRDEARAQGLRVEHYYGATELSLVAWGSCRSDLRLFDRVEARIIDGRIWVRSPWLSDGPAPGTPVGSWQRSADGFAGIGDHGRLDGDRLHVQGRDGAITTGGATVELAPLTDRLRAAAGGEVYLVGIPHPVVGQVLGCAVTRPDDVERLRAWSQRNLGPAERPRAWAVVEQPPLTAAGKIDTSALAALIRGHHATSKEQHS
- a CDS encoding thiolase family protein, with the protein product MSSSPVIIDAVRTPIGTEHGSLKNVTVDQLVTPLIAELAARCPEPAAISQVILGNLRGPGGNLARYCALDAGLPQQVTGLTVDQQCGAGLAAVECARGALALNPGFILAGGAQSASTQPRTFWPAASADAPGGLEEFTRAPFVPERFDDPGMGLAADLLAEECGIGRARQDAYAARSHQRAVHSIDAGVFDDEIVPIAGVTTDERPRRGFTQQRLARFRPVFRPGGTVTAANACGVNDGASLVLMTDAHTHARLGIGGLRILDLVTVGGTPARPGIGVVPAVRRLYERTGLGPDDFEVVECNEAFAGQILACLDEIGIPDERNCVQGGALALGHPWAATGAVLLTRIFTQLVREGRGGRGLAAIAIAGGMGAAIAVEAC